In the genome of Tursiops truncatus isolate mTurTru1 chromosome 21, mTurTru1.mat.Y, whole genome shotgun sequence, one region contains:
- the MFHAS1 gene encoding malignant fibrous histiocytoma-amplified sequence 1 isoform X1, whose translation MAGTDSGNLKTVRLWRDAALRARKLRSNLRQLSLSAAGGCPGTDQLDSPDAPQLVLPANIGDIEVLNLGNNGLEEVPDGLGSALGSLRVLVLRRNRFARLPPAVAELGHHLTELDVSHNRLSVLSAEVVSALRELRKLNLSHNQLPALPAQLGALVHLEELDVSFNRLAHLPDSLSCLSRLRTLDVDHNQLTAFPWQLLQLAALEELDVSSNRLRGLPEDISALRALKILWLSGTELGTLPSGFCELASLESLMLDNNGLQALPAQFSRLQRLKMLNLSSNLLEEFPAALLPLAGLEELYLSRNQLTSVPSLISGLGRLLTLWLDNNRLRYLPDSIVELTGLEELVLQGNQIAVLPDNFGRLSRVGLWKIRDNPLIQPPYEVCMKGIPYIAAYQKELAHSQPAVQPRLKLLLMGHKAAGKTLLRRCLTEDRVEGNQGGGDKEKSHPPSPPPVSKGIEVTSWTADASRGLRFIVYDLAGDDSYEVIQPFFLSPGALYVLVVNLATYEPLRFPTTVGSFLHRVGARVPHAVVCVVGTHADLCGEQELEEKCLDIHRQIALQEKHDAEGLSRLAQVVDEALARDFELRSASPHAAYYGVSDKNLRRRKAHFQYLLNHRLQILSPVLPVSCRDPRHIQRLRDKLLSVAEHREIFPNLHRVLPRSWQVLEELHFQPPQAQRLWLSWWDSARLGLQAGLTEDRLQSALSYLHESGKLLYFEDSPALKEHVFHNLSRLIDILNVFFQRDPSLLLHKLLLGTSGEGEAESRGGSSPLMAPPAPSQDALRATQLHHYVEGFLLHGLLPAHVIRLLLKPHIQAQQDLQLLLELLEKMGLCYCLNKAKGKPLNGSTAWYKFPCYVQNEVPHAEAWINGTNLAGQSFVAEQLQIEYSFPFTFPPSLFARYSVQINSHVVHRSDGKLQIFAYRGKVPVVVSYRPAKGVLQPDTLSIASHASLPNIWTAWQAITPLVEELNVLLQEWPGLHYTVHILCSKCLKRGSPNPHAFPGKISYGHENCMPVCSEVNIPGLSSLLNKGWELLSQPRPEGVAEIICPKNGSERVNVALVYPPTPTVISPCSKKSVGEKHRNQ comes from the coding sequence ATGGCTGGGACGGACAGCGGGAACCTGAAGACGGTGAGGCTGTGGCGGGACGCCGCCCTGCGCGCCAGGAAGCTGCGGAGCAACCTGCGGCAGCTCAGCCTCAGCGCGGCCGGGGGCTGCCCGGGCACCGACCAGCTCGACTCTCCCGACGCGCCCCAGCTTGTGCTGCCGGCCAACATCGGGGACATTGAGGTGCTGAACCTGGGGAACAACGGCCTGGAGGAGGTGCCCGACGGGCTGGGCTCGGCGCTGGGCAGCCTCCGCGTCCTGGTCCTGCGCCGGAACCGCTTCGCCCGGCTGCCCCCAGCGGTGGCCGAGCTGGGCCATCACCTAACCGAGCTGGACGTGAGCCACAACCGGCTGAGCGTCCTAAGCGCCGAGGTGGTGAGCGCTCTGCGCGAGCTGAGGAAGCTCAACCTCAGCCACAACCAGCTGCCCGCCCTGCCCGCCCAGCTGGGTGCGCTGGTCCACCTGGAGGAGCTGGACGTCAGCTTTAACCGCCTGGCGCACCTGCCCGactccctctcctgcctctcccgCCTGCGCACCCTCGACGTGGACCACAACCAGCTCACGGCTTTTCCGTGGCAGCTGCTGCAGCTGGCGGCCCTGGAGGAGCTCGATGTGTCCAGCAACCGGCTGCGGGGCCTACCTGAGGATATCAGTGCCCTGCGTGCCCTCAAGATCCTCTGGCTGAGCGGGACCGAGCTTGGCACCCTGCCCAGCGGCTTCTGCGAGCTGGCCAGCCTGGAGAGCCTCATGCTGGACAACAACGGGCTGCAGGCTTTACCCGCCCAGTTCAGCCGCCTGCAGCGACTCAAGATGCTCAACCTCTCTTCCAACCTCTTGGAGGAGTTCCCTGCCGCGCTGCTGCCCCTGGCTGGTCTGGAGGAGCTCTACCTTAGTCGCAACCAGCTCACTTCCGTGCCGTCCCTGATCTCGGGCCTGGGCCGTCTTCTCACCCTGTGGCTGGATAATAACCGGCTCCGCTACCTGCCTGACTCCATCGTGGAGCTCACGGGCCTGGAGGAGCTGGTCCTGCAGGGGAACCAGATCGCTGTGCTGCCAGACAACTTTGGCCGGCTCTCCCGGGTGGGCCTGTGGAAGATCAGGGACAACCCGCTGATCCAGCCCCCCTACGAGGTCTGTATGAAGGGGATCCCCTACATCGCAGCTTACCAGAAGGAGCTGGCTCATTCCCAGCCGGCGGTCCAGCCCCGCCTCAAGCTGCTCCTGATGGGCCATAAAGCTGCAGGAAAGACCCTGCTCCGTCGCTGCCTCACCGAGGACAGAGTGGAGGGGAACCAAGGAGGAGGGGACAAGGAGAAGAGCCACCCGCCTTCACCTCCTCCCGTGAGCAAGGGCATCGAGGTGACCAGCTGGACAGCGGATGCCTCCCGGGGCCTGCGGTTCATCGTGTATGACTTAGCCGGGGATGACAGTTATGAGGTGATTcagcccttcttcctctccccggGGGCCCTTTATGTGCTGGTGGTGAACTTGGCCACCTATGAGCCGCTCCGCTTTCCCACCACCGTGGGCTCCTTCCTGCATCGGGTAGGGGCCCGGGTGCCTCACGCCGTGGTGTGCGTTGTGGGCACGCACGCCGACCTCTGCGGGGAGCAGGAGCTGGAGGAGAAGTGTCTGGACATCCACCGCCAGATCGCCCTGCAGGAGAAGCATGACGCTGAGGGGCTGAGCCGGCTGGCCCAGGTGGTGGATGAGGCACTGGCCCGGGACTTTGAGCTCCGCTCCGCCAGCCCCCATGCAGCCTACTACGGTGTGTCCGACAAGAACCTTCGGCGGCGCAAGGCCCACTTTCAGTACCTGCTCAACCACCGGCTGCAGATCCTCTCCCCTGTGCTGCCCGTGAGCTGCAGGGACCCACGCCATATACAGCGCCTGCGGGACAAACTGCTCTCAGTGGCCGAGCACCGGGAAATCTTCCCCAACCTCCACAGAGTACTGCCTCGGTCCTGGCAGGTGCTGGAGGAGCTGCACTTCCAGCCCCCTCAGGCGCAGCGGCTCTGGCTCAGCTGGTGGGACTCGGCTCGCCTGGGCCTGCAGGCCGGCCTGACCGAGGACCGGCTGCAGAGCGCCCTCTCCTACCTGCACGAGAGCGGCAAGCTGCTCTACTTTGAGGACAGCCCGGCCCTCAAGGAGCACGTCTTCCACAACCTCTCCCGCCTCATCGACATCCTCAACGTCTTCTTCCAGAGGGATCCTTCCTTGCTGCTGCATAAACTGCTCCTGGGGACCAGCGGCGAGGGCGAGGCTGAGAGCCGGGGTGGAAGCTCCCCGCTGATGGCGCCGCCCGCCCCAAGCCAGGATGCGCTCCGGGCCACCCAGCTCCATCATTATGTGGAAGGCTTTCTGCTGCATGGGCTCCTGCCGGCCCACGTCATCCGGCTGCTGCTGAAGCCTCACATCCAGGCTCAGCAGGACCTGCAGCTCCTGCTGGAGCTGCTGGAGAAGATGGGACTCTGTTACTGCCTCAACAAAGCCAAGGGCAAGCCTTTGAATGGGTCCACGGCCTGGTACAAGTTCCCGTGCTATGTGCAGAACGAGGTGCCCCACGCGGAGGCCTGGATTAACGGGACCAACCTGGCCGGGCAGTCCTTTGTGGCTGAGCAGTTGCAGATTGAATATAGTTTTCCCTTCACCTTTCCACCCAGCTTGTTTGCACGCTACAGCGTCCAGATCAACAGCCATGTGGTGCACAGGTCGGATGGCAAACTTCAGATCTTTGCATACAGAGGGAAAGTCCCTGTGGTGGTGAGTTACAGACCTGCCAAGGGGGTCCTGCAGCCGGACACCCTGTCCATTGCCAGCCACGCATCCTTACCGAACATATGGACGGCATGGCAAGCCATAACCCCCTTAGTAGAGGAACTGAATGTCCTACTTCAGGAATGGCCTGGACTGCACTACACTGTGCACATTCTTTGTTCTAAGTGCCTTAAGAGAGGGTCACCGAATCCACACGCTTTCCCAG
- the MFHAS1 gene encoding malignant fibrous histiocytoma-amplified sequence 1 isoform X5, with product MAGTDSGNLKTVRLWRDAALRARKLRSNLRQLSLSAAGGCPGTDQLDSPDAPQLVLPANIGDIEVLNLGNNGLEEVPDGLGSALGSLRVLVLRRNRFARLPPAVAELGHHLTELDVSHNRLSVLSAEVVSALRELRKLNLSHNQLPALPAQLGALVHLEELDVSFNRLAHLPDSLSCLSRLRTLDVDHNQLTAFPWQLLQLAALEELDVSSNRLRGLPEDISALRALKILWLSGTELGTLPSGFCELASLESLMLDNNGLQALPAQFSRLQRLKMLNLSSNLLEEFPAALLPLAGLEELYLSRNQLTSVPSLISGLGRLLTLWLDNNRLRYLPDSIVELTGLEELVLQGNQIAVLPDNFGRLSRVGLWKIRDNPLIQPPYEVCMKGIPYIAAYQKELAHSQPAVQPRLKLLLMGHKAAGKTLLRRCLTEDRVEGNQGGGDKEKSHPPSPPPVSKGIEVTSWTADASRGLRFIVYDLAGDDSYEVIQPFFLSPGALYVLVVNLATYEPLRFPTTVGSFLHRVGARVPHAVVCVVGTHADLCGEQELEEKCLDIHRQIALQEKHDAEGLSRLAQVVDEALARDFELRSASPHAAYYGVSDKNLRRRKAHFQYLLNHRLQILSPVLPVSCRDPRHIQRLRDKLLSVAEHREIFPNLHRVLPRSWQVLEELHFQPPQAQRLWLSWWDSARLGLQAGLTEDRLQSALSYLHESGKLLYFEDSPALKEHVFHNLSRLIDILNVFFQRDPSLLLHKLLLGTSGEGEAESRGGSSPLMAPPAPSQDALRATQLHHYVEGFLLHGLLPAHVIRLLLKPHIQAQQDLQLLLELLEKMGLCYCLNKAKGKPLNGSTAWYKFPCYVQNEVPHAEAWINGTNLAGQSFVAEQLQIEYSFPFTFPPSLFARYSVQINSHVVHRSDGKLQIFAYRGKVPVVVSYRPAKGVLQPDTLSIASHASLPNIWTAWQAITPLVEELNVLLQEWPGLHYTVHILCSKCLKRGSPNPHAFPGELLSQPRPEGVAEIICPKNGSERVNVALVYPPTPTVISPCSKKSVGEKHRNQ from the coding sequence ATGGCTGGGACGGACAGCGGGAACCTGAAGACGGTGAGGCTGTGGCGGGACGCCGCCCTGCGCGCCAGGAAGCTGCGGAGCAACCTGCGGCAGCTCAGCCTCAGCGCGGCCGGGGGCTGCCCGGGCACCGACCAGCTCGACTCTCCCGACGCGCCCCAGCTTGTGCTGCCGGCCAACATCGGGGACATTGAGGTGCTGAACCTGGGGAACAACGGCCTGGAGGAGGTGCCCGACGGGCTGGGCTCGGCGCTGGGCAGCCTCCGCGTCCTGGTCCTGCGCCGGAACCGCTTCGCCCGGCTGCCCCCAGCGGTGGCCGAGCTGGGCCATCACCTAACCGAGCTGGACGTGAGCCACAACCGGCTGAGCGTCCTAAGCGCCGAGGTGGTGAGCGCTCTGCGCGAGCTGAGGAAGCTCAACCTCAGCCACAACCAGCTGCCCGCCCTGCCCGCCCAGCTGGGTGCGCTGGTCCACCTGGAGGAGCTGGACGTCAGCTTTAACCGCCTGGCGCACCTGCCCGactccctctcctgcctctcccgCCTGCGCACCCTCGACGTGGACCACAACCAGCTCACGGCTTTTCCGTGGCAGCTGCTGCAGCTGGCGGCCCTGGAGGAGCTCGATGTGTCCAGCAACCGGCTGCGGGGCCTACCTGAGGATATCAGTGCCCTGCGTGCCCTCAAGATCCTCTGGCTGAGCGGGACCGAGCTTGGCACCCTGCCCAGCGGCTTCTGCGAGCTGGCCAGCCTGGAGAGCCTCATGCTGGACAACAACGGGCTGCAGGCTTTACCCGCCCAGTTCAGCCGCCTGCAGCGACTCAAGATGCTCAACCTCTCTTCCAACCTCTTGGAGGAGTTCCCTGCCGCGCTGCTGCCCCTGGCTGGTCTGGAGGAGCTCTACCTTAGTCGCAACCAGCTCACTTCCGTGCCGTCCCTGATCTCGGGCCTGGGCCGTCTTCTCACCCTGTGGCTGGATAATAACCGGCTCCGCTACCTGCCTGACTCCATCGTGGAGCTCACGGGCCTGGAGGAGCTGGTCCTGCAGGGGAACCAGATCGCTGTGCTGCCAGACAACTTTGGCCGGCTCTCCCGGGTGGGCCTGTGGAAGATCAGGGACAACCCGCTGATCCAGCCCCCCTACGAGGTCTGTATGAAGGGGATCCCCTACATCGCAGCTTACCAGAAGGAGCTGGCTCATTCCCAGCCGGCGGTCCAGCCCCGCCTCAAGCTGCTCCTGATGGGCCATAAAGCTGCAGGAAAGACCCTGCTCCGTCGCTGCCTCACCGAGGACAGAGTGGAGGGGAACCAAGGAGGAGGGGACAAGGAGAAGAGCCACCCGCCTTCACCTCCTCCCGTGAGCAAGGGCATCGAGGTGACCAGCTGGACAGCGGATGCCTCCCGGGGCCTGCGGTTCATCGTGTATGACTTAGCCGGGGATGACAGTTATGAGGTGATTcagcccttcttcctctccccggGGGCCCTTTATGTGCTGGTGGTGAACTTGGCCACCTATGAGCCGCTCCGCTTTCCCACCACCGTGGGCTCCTTCCTGCATCGGGTAGGGGCCCGGGTGCCTCACGCCGTGGTGTGCGTTGTGGGCACGCACGCCGACCTCTGCGGGGAGCAGGAGCTGGAGGAGAAGTGTCTGGACATCCACCGCCAGATCGCCCTGCAGGAGAAGCATGACGCTGAGGGGCTGAGCCGGCTGGCCCAGGTGGTGGATGAGGCACTGGCCCGGGACTTTGAGCTCCGCTCCGCCAGCCCCCATGCAGCCTACTACGGTGTGTCCGACAAGAACCTTCGGCGGCGCAAGGCCCACTTTCAGTACCTGCTCAACCACCGGCTGCAGATCCTCTCCCCTGTGCTGCCCGTGAGCTGCAGGGACCCACGCCATATACAGCGCCTGCGGGACAAACTGCTCTCAGTGGCCGAGCACCGGGAAATCTTCCCCAACCTCCACAGAGTACTGCCTCGGTCCTGGCAGGTGCTGGAGGAGCTGCACTTCCAGCCCCCTCAGGCGCAGCGGCTCTGGCTCAGCTGGTGGGACTCGGCTCGCCTGGGCCTGCAGGCCGGCCTGACCGAGGACCGGCTGCAGAGCGCCCTCTCCTACCTGCACGAGAGCGGCAAGCTGCTCTACTTTGAGGACAGCCCGGCCCTCAAGGAGCACGTCTTCCACAACCTCTCCCGCCTCATCGACATCCTCAACGTCTTCTTCCAGAGGGATCCTTCCTTGCTGCTGCATAAACTGCTCCTGGGGACCAGCGGCGAGGGCGAGGCTGAGAGCCGGGGTGGAAGCTCCCCGCTGATGGCGCCGCCCGCCCCAAGCCAGGATGCGCTCCGGGCCACCCAGCTCCATCATTATGTGGAAGGCTTTCTGCTGCATGGGCTCCTGCCGGCCCACGTCATCCGGCTGCTGCTGAAGCCTCACATCCAGGCTCAGCAGGACCTGCAGCTCCTGCTGGAGCTGCTGGAGAAGATGGGACTCTGTTACTGCCTCAACAAAGCCAAGGGCAAGCCTTTGAATGGGTCCACGGCCTGGTACAAGTTCCCGTGCTATGTGCAGAACGAGGTGCCCCACGCGGAGGCCTGGATTAACGGGACCAACCTGGCCGGGCAGTCCTTTGTGGCTGAGCAGTTGCAGATTGAATATAGTTTTCCCTTCACCTTTCCACCCAGCTTGTTTGCACGCTACAGCGTCCAGATCAACAGCCATGTGGTGCACAGGTCGGATGGCAAACTTCAGATCTTTGCATACAGAGGGAAAGTCCCTGTGGTGGTGAGTTACAGACCTGCCAAGGGGGTCCTGCAGCCGGACACCCTGTCCATTGCCAGCCACGCATCCTTACCGAACATATGGACGGCATGGCAAGCCATAACCCCCTTAGTAGAGGAACTGAATGTCCTACTTCAGGAATGGCCTGGACTGCACTACACTGTGCACATTCTTTGTTCTAAGTGCCTTAAGAGAGGGTCACCGAATCCACACGCTTTCCCAG
- the MFHAS1 gene encoding malignant fibrous histiocytoma-amplified sequence 1 isoform X3 — protein MAGTDSGNLKTVRLWRDAALRARKLRSNLRQLSLSAAGGCPGTDQLDSPDAPQLVLPANIGDIEVLNLGNNGLEEVPDGLGSALGSLRVLVLRRNRFARLPPAVAELGHHLTELDVSHNRLSVLSAEVVSALRELRKLNLSHNQLPALPAQLGALVHLEELDVSFNRLAHLPDSLSCLSRLRTLDVDHNQLTAFPWQLLQLAALEELDVSSNRLRGLPEDISALRALKILWLSGTELGTLPSGFCELASLESLMLDNNGLQALPAQFSRLQRLKMLNLSSNLLEEFPAALLPLAGLEELYLSRNQLTSVPSLISGLGRLLTLWLDNNRLRYLPDSIVELTGLEELVLQGNQIAVLPDNFGRLSRVGLWKIRDNPLIQPPYEVCMKGIPYIAAYQKELAHSQPAVQPRLKLLLMGHKAAGKTLLRRCLTEDRVEGNQGGGDKEKSHPPSPPPVSKGIEVTSWTADASRGLRFIVYDLAGDDSYEVIQPFFLSPGALYVLVVNLATYEPLRFPTTVGSFLHRVGARVPHAVVCVVGTHADLCGEQELEEKCLDIHRQIALQEKHDAEGLSRLAQVVDEALARDFELRSASPHAAYYGVSDKNLRRRKAHFQYLLNHRLQILSPVLPVSCRDPRHIQRLRDKLLSVAEHREIFPNLHRVLPRSWQVLEELHFQPPQAQRLWLSWWDSARLGLQAGLTEDRLQSALSYLHESGKLLYFEDSPALKEHVFHNLSRLIDILNVFFQRDPSLLLHKLLLGTSGEGEAESRGGSSPLMAPPAPSQDALRATQLHHYVEGFLLHGLLPAHVIRLLLKPHIQAQQDLQLLLELLEKMGLCYCLNKAKGKPLNGSTAWYKFPCYVQNEVPHAEAWINGTNLAGQSFVAEQLQIEYSFPFTFPPSLFARYSVQINSHVVHRSDGKLQIFAYRGKVPVVVSYRPAKGVLQPDTLSIASHASLPNIWTAWQAITPLVEELNVLLQEWPGLHYTVHILCSKCLKRGSPNPHAFPGEMCSGVKKQSPLWGDGYQRVAAKGELLSQPRPEGVAEIICPKNGSERVNVALVYPPTPTVISPCSKKSVGEKHRNQ, from the coding sequence ATGGCTGGGACGGACAGCGGGAACCTGAAGACGGTGAGGCTGTGGCGGGACGCCGCCCTGCGCGCCAGGAAGCTGCGGAGCAACCTGCGGCAGCTCAGCCTCAGCGCGGCCGGGGGCTGCCCGGGCACCGACCAGCTCGACTCTCCCGACGCGCCCCAGCTTGTGCTGCCGGCCAACATCGGGGACATTGAGGTGCTGAACCTGGGGAACAACGGCCTGGAGGAGGTGCCCGACGGGCTGGGCTCGGCGCTGGGCAGCCTCCGCGTCCTGGTCCTGCGCCGGAACCGCTTCGCCCGGCTGCCCCCAGCGGTGGCCGAGCTGGGCCATCACCTAACCGAGCTGGACGTGAGCCACAACCGGCTGAGCGTCCTAAGCGCCGAGGTGGTGAGCGCTCTGCGCGAGCTGAGGAAGCTCAACCTCAGCCACAACCAGCTGCCCGCCCTGCCCGCCCAGCTGGGTGCGCTGGTCCACCTGGAGGAGCTGGACGTCAGCTTTAACCGCCTGGCGCACCTGCCCGactccctctcctgcctctcccgCCTGCGCACCCTCGACGTGGACCACAACCAGCTCACGGCTTTTCCGTGGCAGCTGCTGCAGCTGGCGGCCCTGGAGGAGCTCGATGTGTCCAGCAACCGGCTGCGGGGCCTACCTGAGGATATCAGTGCCCTGCGTGCCCTCAAGATCCTCTGGCTGAGCGGGACCGAGCTTGGCACCCTGCCCAGCGGCTTCTGCGAGCTGGCCAGCCTGGAGAGCCTCATGCTGGACAACAACGGGCTGCAGGCTTTACCCGCCCAGTTCAGCCGCCTGCAGCGACTCAAGATGCTCAACCTCTCTTCCAACCTCTTGGAGGAGTTCCCTGCCGCGCTGCTGCCCCTGGCTGGTCTGGAGGAGCTCTACCTTAGTCGCAACCAGCTCACTTCCGTGCCGTCCCTGATCTCGGGCCTGGGCCGTCTTCTCACCCTGTGGCTGGATAATAACCGGCTCCGCTACCTGCCTGACTCCATCGTGGAGCTCACGGGCCTGGAGGAGCTGGTCCTGCAGGGGAACCAGATCGCTGTGCTGCCAGACAACTTTGGCCGGCTCTCCCGGGTGGGCCTGTGGAAGATCAGGGACAACCCGCTGATCCAGCCCCCCTACGAGGTCTGTATGAAGGGGATCCCCTACATCGCAGCTTACCAGAAGGAGCTGGCTCATTCCCAGCCGGCGGTCCAGCCCCGCCTCAAGCTGCTCCTGATGGGCCATAAAGCTGCAGGAAAGACCCTGCTCCGTCGCTGCCTCACCGAGGACAGAGTGGAGGGGAACCAAGGAGGAGGGGACAAGGAGAAGAGCCACCCGCCTTCACCTCCTCCCGTGAGCAAGGGCATCGAGGTGACCAGCTGGACAGCGGATGCCTCCCGGGGCCTGCGGTTCATCGTGTATGACTTAGCCGGGGATGACAGTTATGAGGTGATTcagcccttcttcctctccccggGGGCCCTTTATGTGCTGGTGGTGAACTTGGCCACCTATGAGCCGCTCCGCTTTCCCACCACCGTGGGCTCCTTCCTGCATCGGGTAGGGGCCCGGGTGCCTCACGCCGTGGTGTGCGTTGTGGGCACGCACGCCGACCTCTGCGGGGAGCAGGAGCTGGAGGAGAAGTGTCTGGACATCCACCGCCAGATCGCCCTGCAGGAGAAGCATGACGCTGAGGGGCTGAGCCGGCTGGCCCAGGTGGTGGATGAGGCACTGGCCCGGGACTTTGAGCTCCGCTCCGCCAGCCCCCATGCAGCCTACTACGGTGTGTCCGACAAGAACCTTCGGCGGCGCAAGGCCCACTTTCAGTACCTGCTCAACCACCGGCTGCAGATCCTCTCCCCTGTGCTGCCCGTGAGCTGCAGGGACCCACGCCATATACAGCGCCTGCGGGACAAACTGCTCTCAGTGGCCGAGCACCGGGAAATCTTCCCCAACCTCCACAGAGTACTGCCTCGGTCCTGGCAGGTGCTGGAGGAGCTGCACTTCCAGCCCCCTCAGGCGCAGCGGCTCTGGCTCAGCTGGTGGGACTCGGCTCGCCTGGGCCTGCAGGCCGGCCTGACCGAGGACCGGCTGCAGAGCGCCCTCTCCTACCTGCACGAGAGCGGCAAGCTGCTCTACTTTGAGGACAGCCCGGCCCTCAAGGAGCACGTCTTCCACAACCTCTCCCGCCTCATCGACATCCTCAACGTCTTCTTCCAGAGGGATCCTTCCTTGCTGCTGCATAAACTGCTCCTGGGGACCAGCGGCGAGGGCGAGGCTGAGAGCCGGGGTGGAAGCTCCCCGCTGATGGCGCCGCCCGCCCCAAGCCAGGATGCGCTCCGGGCCACCCAGCTCCATCATTATGTGGAAGGCTTTCTGCTGCATGGGCTCCTGCCGGCCCACGTCATCCGGCTGCTGCTGAAGCCTCACATCCAGGCTCAGCAGGACCTGCAGCTCCTGCTGGAGCTGCTGGAGAAGATGGGACTCTGTTACTGCCTCAACAAAGCCAAGGGCAAGCCTTTGAATGGGTCCACGGCCTGGTACAAGTTCCCGTGCTATGTGCAGAACGAGGTGCCCCACGCGGAGGCCTGGATTAACGGGACCAACCTGGCCGGGCAGTCCTTTGTGGCTGAGCAGTTGCAGATTGAATATAGTTTTCCCTTCACCTTTCCACCCAGCTTGTTTGCACGCTACAGCGTCCAGATCAACAGCCATGTGGTGCACAGGTCGGATGGCAAACTTCAGATCTTTGCATACAGAGGGAAAGTCCCTGTGGTGGTGAGTTACAGACCTGCCAAGGGGGTCCTGCAGCCGGACACCCTGTCCATTGCCAGCCACGCATCCTTACCGAACATATGGACGGCATGGCAAGCCATAACCCCCTTAGTAGAGGAACTGAATGTCCTACTTCAGGAATGGCCTGGACTGCACTACACTGTGCACATTCTTTGTTCTAAGTGCCTTAAGAGAGGGTCACCGAATCCACACGCTTTCCCAG